Sequence from the Pecten maximus chromosome 8, xPecMax1.1, whole genome shotgun sequence genome:
tatttttttctatcagataaacgttgttattgtataggtttaatggcatataagagcacatgGGTATTCAAAAGACGGTGCCAGCTGACATTTACAgtgcactggggaacccccacctggggaaatcccgcctttttacacctcaaATCCTATATGTCATTCTATATattcagtaggagtgtatattttcaattttattttccaaatctcaagaccctactgTTTATTCTCTTATacagaaagtacccatttcacatgttatttactcaggaacaacagctacaaacctacgaaacacattttcctcatgGACTTGGTTCAGgagaaacaccagctgattggctgatttagttgtgcgagtccttcTACGGCCATGCCATATTtacactattgtgacgtcataaagcCAGCACATTAGAATTTTCCCCTTATTTTTGCATAAATGTGATTCATaagataaatagaatcttatacTCCTGTCAATGTTATTATTTAATGAGTTTGATAATTTGATGTGTCAAGCTTAATTCCATCTTACTTTGACACTCGTGTTAATTAGGTCCTCTCTATTTACAAGCATTTCATCTTAAACACTAAATCctaaataaaagaataaaaacaagaaTTGTTTCGCTTTCATCCTTTTAATAAATATACACTTACAGCGTTACACaagaaatattaacaaaaacaaatattactgTTACCAGGTAGTTTACATTTTTAGATAATcttgttaaaaaataatcaaattaaaaaccttTTCAGGGTAATACAACTtcctatcataattataatgattaccaagtttcaaagagatgGGTAGAAAAATGTAGGAGATAACACAAATTAACAGACAGATGAACTACACCATAACACATTATTCATCAAATTTGACTAGTCataataaacaagagatcccagagggatcttggcgcccaccattgaatgatctttataggttccatgtcagattgatcttttctctactttttccttcttctaagtcttactaatctgtgtaaattcagaaacagccctctagatctagtacttttcaaacaaggggaacctatatataaaatttaagatttagcgataatggctgtctgtcggccatgttgttttccgattggtcccaaaatgcaataccagggaccaaggggaacctacatatgaaatttgagaaagatcccttcagtaccttctgtacaatagcgataacaaacttcaattttcaaaatacaagatggctgcctgtcagccaggttgttttctgactggtctcaaaatccaatatgtataactagacacagagggcaacctacaaatgaaattcagaaagatcctttcagcaatttctgataaataacgataacaatcttcaattgtcaaaatccaagatggctgcctgtcggccatgttgtttttcaatttgtctcaaaatgcaatatgcataactacgcactgagggaaacctacatatgaaatttgagaaagatcccttcagtactttctgagaaatagcgataacaaacttcaattgtcaaaatccaagatgactgcctgtcggccatgttgttttccgaatagtctcaaaatgcaatatgcataactaggcacagaggggaacctacatatgaaatttcagaaagatcccttcagtactttctgagaaatagcgataacaaacttcaattgtcaaaatccaagatggctgcctgtcggccatgttgttttcagattagtctcaaaatgcaatatgcataactaggcaccgagggaaacctacatatgaaatttcagaaagatcccttcataagtatctgagaaatagcgataacaaacttcaattgtcaaaatccaagatggctgcctgtcggccatgttgttttccaattggtctcaaaacgcaatatgcataactaggcaccaagaggaacctttatatgaaatttcagaaagatcccttgataagtttctgagaaatagcgataacaaacttcaattgtcaaaatccaagatggctgcctgtcgaccatgttgttttccgattggtctcaaaatgcaatatgcataactaggcaccaaggggaatctacatatgaaatttgagaaagatcccttcagtactttctcagaaatagcgataacaaacttcaattgtcaaaatccaagatggctgcctgtctgccatgttgttttccgattggtctcaaaatgcaatatgcataactaggcaccaaggggaacctacatatgaaatttgagaaagatcccttcagtactttctcagaaatagcgataacaaacttcaattatcaaaatccaagatggctgcctgtcggccatgttgttttccgattggtctcaaatgcaatatgcataactaggcaccaaggggggtctacatatgaaatttgagaaagatcccttcagtactttctcagaaatagcgataacaaacttcaattatcaaaatccaagatggctgcctgtcggccatgttgttttccgattggtctcaaaatgcaatatgcataactaggcaccaagggaagcctacatatgaaatttgagaaaaatcccttcagtactttctcagaaatagcgataacaaacttcaattatcaaaatccaagatggctgcctgtcggccatgttgttgtctgattggtctcaaaatgcaatatgcataactaggcaccaagggaagcctacatatgaaatttgagaaagatcccttcagtactttctcagaaatagcgataacaaacttcaattgtcaaaatccaagatggctgcctgtcggccatgttgttttccgattggtctcaaaatgcaatatgcataactaggcaccaaggggaacccacatatgaaatttgggaaagatcccttcagtactctctgaggattagcgataacaagaattgtttacggacggacggacggagggacggacggacggacggacggacggacggacggaccacggaccacggacgcagggcgatttgaatagcccaccatctgatgatggtgggctaaaaatgaaaGCAGAGGCTTTTCCAAACCAATTGATAGCAATAATAAATTACAAATATCTGTCTAAACATGGCTTCACAGAAGCAGCATTCAAATTCCTCCTCGATGGCTGTCTTTGTCGGAATCCCGCAGCACTGGACCCAAATCCTTTAAGTATCCGACAATCTGGCATGTCACACTTAGAGTCTGACTTTGTTGCTCCAGCATTGAGCCTTAACGTATTTTTTGATATCTTTGGCAAAGCACCTGTCTCACTTCTGATCTCGGGGAAGTTCCACACACCAAACTGTTCTGTAACATCTGGAAGACTGTCCCGATTGGCCATGAATTCTGCCCATATCCTTGTCCAACTATGACCAACCTCCCCATGCATAGAGTCTAGAACGTAAACagttctttgttttttttcgtcTGCAACCAGCAACACCAAGTGATTCCTATTGATACATATCGGCATGAATACATGGGCGTATTTGGAGAATTGaacctgaaaataaacaaatggaaTTGTAAAATTTCTGCTTAGTATAGGCCGTGGGTAATGTAAGTCGACAAACAATGCAATATGTGCCAAGTTGCATTCCAAAttttgtcagtatgtatttaATTAGTCTTAAATTTCTCGCTATCAAAacatcattgtttaaagattaaagcctatttgactcatgtgacattgaatataagtcaaggtcattcatttaaacaaatgtggtagcccttcatcccagcatgctacatgcctaatatcaagtccctgggcctattggttattgagaagaagacaTTT
This genomic interval carries:
- the LOC117332923 gene encoding uncharacterized protein LOC117332923; protein product: MASHQFQPLMNVAQTLKEVPSHLEDVNIHELLQLYPTQRLTVGGETLEEVDMVINSFLVLKKMEQNTSESNRHIYVLPSYTAVQWDQGHLAMDHWMFKKVQFSKYAHVFMPICINRNHLVLLVADEKKQRTVYVLDSMHGEVGHSWTRIWAEFMANRDSLPDVTEQFGVWNFPEIRSETGALPKISKNTLRLNAGATKSDSKCDMPDCRILKGFGSSAAGFRQRQPSRRNLNAASVKPCLDRYL